ggctaggctaggctaggctagttagcgatagcattagctttagctgctgTTTCACACTGCGTGGCCTCAGACTGCTGCTGTCTTCACCTCTCTGCATTTGTTTTTCAGCCTCTAACCACAGTAACCCACTTACCCTGCTCTAACTACGCCGTTTACCTCCTTTAAAATGCTATCAATAAGGTGTATCTCCTTTTTCCACCGTTTTACACTATTTGGACAAATGTATGTGGACTTCCTTAGATTATGTCACTGGATTTAAGTGTTTGGTTCAGtctcatggccacaggtgtatgaAATTAAGCACCTAGCCATGTAGGTTACCTTGTccgttttttttacaaacatttgtAAAAGagtattaatacaaaaaaaaacagaattttcatTAATATAGTTCACTTGTAAGTGGCAgctaatttttaaaaagttaaggaGTTTAGGAACTAGATTAACTACATGGCTTTAACTCAAAAGTATTTCAGCCACAATGACACCAGTAATGACACTAATACATGTTCTAACTCTGATACAAATTTAAATCACCAGTATAAAAAAGGAGTGTAGGAAAAATGTTGATATTGCCTAagttatacactgcctggtcaaaaaaagtgGCAACCTGGATTTAAcaaagcaaatgatgtggggttgctgcagttggtcaggtctaggttcagcaacagcatcatcaatgcaagatcttgaggaaaaataaatgcaacactggattaaaataaatattgcagaagcttattgaacaATGCCAGAGTGAATGCGTGCTGtgatcaaagctaaaggtggttcaACGAAATATTACAGTGTGCGACCTCTTTTATCACCAAGCACAATGACTAGTATCAGATGGAGTGTAAACTACACTGCCACTTGAAAATGGAGCAGTGTCCTGAATAGGGGTGGGctttatggccctaaaataatatcacaatatttcacagtatttttgcgataacaatactcttggcgatatgacaaaacattggatttaaagaaacattttaagagtacactactgcaacaaaatgaaaatattttttttatattacatattatatatatggcacatccctaattgagatattaaaaaaatacaagaattttataaggtttgtaacagaagtcaatgttccagaatgtcatgacgctaataatgcactttaaatatatccaggattaaagtaaaataaatgatactggacagatataatctctctcaagtagatttataatgggcaataagaacagtgtgaatttttctttgctaaaaacagcaaaaacccttatgtgataattaggggtgggtgatatggcacgaaatTTCAGGGTGTAATATATTGTTGACGATATTCAAAATGTTGCTGATATTTTTGTAtacatatggcacacccctagtcctgAACCATGTTCTCTGGAGTTTCCtggttttggtggaggagggataatgGTATGAGGTTGCGTGTTATAATAAGTTGGTTCCAGCGAAAGGAAATCTTAATGCTTAAGCACAAGAGGATATTTTTGGACAGCTGTTTTCTTCCAACTTAGTCTAAGAGTTTTAggaagactgttttttttttaatccagtctGCAGCAAGGTCAAATTAGGCACAAGTTAAACCTGATAGAACGCCTTTGGgataaattacaacaaaggttgaaACTCAGTTTGACCTTACAAATGCACATCTGGATAATTGGTCAAAAATTCCAACTGAAAAATAAGTTGTCACTTGTTTTTATTGATTTCAGTGCATTTtcccttgttttgtttttcaggtgTCTGTAGGACAGCAGAATGTCATCAGGAGCACTCTTTCCCAGTCTGGTGTCGGGCTCACGTAGCTCGTCCAGCAAGTACTTGGTGGAGTTTCGTGCTGGTAAAATGACGCTGAAGGGCAGTACTGTTACACCAGACAAGCGCAAAGGCACTGTCTACATCCAGCAGACCGACGACTCTCTCATCCATTTCTGCTGGAAGGACAGAACCACTGCAAATGTGGACGATGTAGGTTTCTTTTTCTAAACTAGAAaatgaatacattaataaaacatatgtTAAATCTTGACATTGTTGCACAGTTATGAGCATTTCTCGAATTTAATTGTTTCATCAAGAAAAATTGTGCAGTACTCTAAAACTTTGGAGCCAGGTTTACTTACTCTAGGACTTAATTGTTTTATAAttacttgtttttaattatatattgctGCTTTTGTTTTCAGGATCTTATTATTTTCCCTGATGACTGTGAGTTTAAGAGAGTGAACCAGTGCACCACTGGACGTGTTTATGTGCTAAAGTTCAAGGCAGGCTCCAAAAGGCTGTTCTTCTGGATGCAGGTGAgccaaaaacaattttttttccattgaaCATTCTTGCATGAGCATGCTAGCCATGTATAAGGGGTTATAGTCCCTCATAAAGACAGACCTCAATGTCAATATCACAAAGCTTGGGGGAAAAAAAGCGGTTAATCCCTAATTACACTACTTTCTACTTTGTAGTGTAAGTCACAAAATGACGGATTCTAAATCTAAACAGAGCGATATCTATTTGCAGTGGCAATCTAGGATTTTTGCCAGTAATGGCCCACCAAGGGGCCACGGTATTCATGGAGGAACCAAATTATTTTACCAGTCACACTTAAATTATACTTATAAAagcttacactgtaaaaagtggtacaccaaaaaaaagaaatcttcaaagattttttggaaAGATGTTGGAAAATTCAAAACTGAAAAATTATGTATATTTTGAATACACTTTGGAAATGTATTGTTTCTTGCAGTTATTTAACAATTATTTCTGTTTGGGtgttgccagtctttgctttcatttttatgtttttgtagaGTTTGTGGTTTTATTTGTTTGCTATTTTTTGCTTTTGTATCCATATTATATAATCTACAGATTTTGATAGCAGTTTCTTTGTGCAAAATTAAAATTGCCTTAGCAAGTTCACATGCATTTTATCAGCAAGTAGACAAAATACTCTGTCACACAGCATGTGAAAATccaacttttatttatatattttaataacccTTTTACTTTTTCACAAATACTGGCAGTTCAAACATCTCTCCTACATAATCTTTAATTAAGCTGCGCATTCCCATTTGGCTCATTAGCACCACTACTGTTTAGACATGGAATTGCATCTACTTGTAATTTGATCATTGCTCTCTTGGGAAAACACCAGTGTGTAattgttattaaatattaaatatttttctgtttttaattcaATAATCTCTACCATGGTAAGCATTTACAAATGGCTCTATTTACATTAGACAACAACTCCATTTTTGGCTGAATGGGAGATCAAGAATAGGCCTAACATCAATTACATAAACTCTGCTCTGCCCTTTGTTTTAGGAGCCTAAGACCGACAAGGATGAAGAGTATTGTCGTAAAGTGAATGAGTATCTGAATAACCCGCCCATGCCGGGAGCTCTGGGCAGTGGAGGAAGTGGTGGGCATGAACTGTCTGCTCTAGGAGGTGAGAGATCTGTTCTTTATAAGACTTGTAAAAAGCCAATTATGATCATTATGATAAAGTGACAGCATTTtgctatatttattaattaaaaagtctttttagtaatgtaattttatttatattgtgggAAAGCTAATGGAGAAACACTGATTTAGtgtacagtattaaaaaaaaaaaaaaaaaaaaaatctcgctCTGGGATTTagacttttgtttttttgcctaGGAGAAGGTGGTCTGCAAAACCTTTTGGGGAACATAAGCCATAATCAACTCCTGCAGCTGATTGGCCCAACAGGACTTGGTGGGCTTGGTGAGTGAAATGGGACTGTTTACAGCCAGCAAAACAACACCCTATATGTATAAATACGTTTCTGTGACATGGATGGTTTGATATGTATGTGGGTTACAGGTGGACTTGGTGCTCTTGCAGGTCCAGGACTGGCCAGTCTGTTGGGGAGTGGTGGTCCAGCAAGTAGCAGTTCAACTTCTAGGTTTGTATATCCAACTAACACTTGATAGTAATTGTCTGTATCATGAGACCTGATGGTGTGAGGTTTGGGTTAAAGATGGTTAAAGATGATAGTTTGACTCTGCTTCCTAATCACAAAGatcaattaatcacacttgttcttaagacacaagtttttatagtggatactgaaatgTAAAGTAGGACTTTTAAAAaggttgtgtatttttttaaatgcaataaaacaCCAATTTCCCAGAATTATTTTCTTGCACCATTTTTGCACCATTTATCTGTCAGTTTCCTGTTTGGTGCGACCAACGGAATGAGTGTAGGCACGATTGCTATTTTATTAGTAATAAATAAGTAAGTTTGGGTcgaacttggtggcgtaattaattttgctaaaaaaataatGCTTTACTGTTTCTAAATTAACCACATAAAGCGCTAATGTTTTAATATTGACAgccctatttatttttatttttttgcatttgtagATAATATTTAATCTAAAACACCCAATAACTTCAAAATGCTTTTCTTGACAGAGCTACCTGTAcagaatagaaataaaaacaaactcCTAGTGCACAGTGGTGATGCTGTTTTATCAccattatacatttatttcatcAATATTGCTGAAATCTTGCtgaaactgcaaaaaaaacaatagcaCAGTATACCGGTGTACACAGTGTGCATCACGACCACTTAACAATAATTTCTATCTTGTCTTCTGAAGCTCCCGCAGTCAGTCGGCAGCTGCCACGCCTTCCTCAGGATCTGCCGCTCGTTTAAGCTCCACCCAGGCCCCCACTACCCCGGTGACGCCTGCTGCAACCTCCACGGGGTCTCCAACCATGACCCCCACAACCCCAGCAGCCCAGACCCCGTCCCTGGCTGCCGGAGTGGGAAGCCCCACACAGCCCATTCAGCTGAGTGACCTCCAGAGCATCCTCGCCACCATGAACGTTCCTGCCATGGCTGCAGAGGGCCAGGGAGGtgagagccacacacacacagagacacacacacacatactcttgcTTTACACACTTGTATTCGTACAGcacagaccaaaagtttggacactccttctctttttcaatgcgttttctttattttcatgactatttatattgtagattctcactgaaagcatcaaaactatgaaagaACATAGGtagagttttgtacttaacaaaaaaaaactaaaaacaaaacaaaaaaaaaacagccaccctttgctctgattactgctttgcacactcttggcattctcttaatgagcttcaacagtgttgaaggagttcccagaggtgtttagcacttgttgcccctttgccttcactctgtggtccagctcaccccaaaccgtCTGGATTGGGTTTAGGTCCGGAGACtttggaggccaggtcattttttgttaagtacataaaactccacatgtgttcattcatagttttgatgccttcagtgagaatctacaatttaaatagtcatgaaaataaagaaaatgcattgactgagaaggtgtgtccaaacttttggcctgtactgtaagtcCTGTGCATCTATAGGTTGAAAGCTGGATCTGCCTGTGAGCAAGTCGGGGCAGAAACATTCCTGCTGCTGAAATTCCTTGTGGTTGTTTTGATCGTTCTGTGAATTCCTGATTCCTGCGCATGATGTCACGCTGTGGTATTCTGTTTACTCACGTTGTACCTTACGGAAGTATAGTGCACATTTCTGAAGACCTGCACTACAGCATTCAGCATTCCCTTGCTTATGCCTCTGTCCTagctgtgttttatgttttagctTTAGAATCATTGTGTTGTTACACTGACTTCTAATAGAGAAAACTGCACCTTTATTGTTGCTACGCCAGGCTCGGCATGCTGGGAACATCATTATTTAACTCTCTAGTGAACTTTAAAATGACTCAAAACTAACGTTCTACAAATCAAATAATGTTAAGTATAGAGAGGCGCAGCCCATGTAGCTGATAACTGAAGTGTGTTATAAACTAACCGGACCAGATATACACAATGTAACATGGAGCGTTTTCACACCACCACTATCTGGTCCGGTCAAaatggactctggtttgtttgtacccttttAGTGCGGTTCAATTTAGCAGGTGTAAAAATGGGCAGcctttttaattaagctaaagtGCTGATGAGGCACAGTTAAATCTAATATATTAGCCAAATAACACTGATTACCACCTGTATGAACACACACTGTCTCTGTTTCATGCACGCATGGTCTGTGCTATGTTCAAAACCTTCAGCCATGCGACTAAGTTTACtgcatctgtgctgcacgtcccattaaaaacagtgtttgaaatctctgtgttaaagcagcttcacactgcacagatatacatgctggaacacaagaaccttcttgctatatttacttatattttttctgtgctagaatgATGTGACCAATTAGAGGAGATGgcgtgcttgcgtggtttattggtgcgcattttggtgcgtttaggtttgtgcctgtgtgaaaccaaaccaaacagagggagaataaTGATGTTaaacattattaacaataatgtgAAAACTGCGTCCTTGAGTTCTTGCATTAAAGATATGTGAGAATTTACCTAGATTTATATTTGAGCACAAAGTTGGGTGAAGTCTCTGCACATTTATTAATGTGCTAAAATAATTAGTGTAGTATTTATTTAACTAACTTTTTTATTGCCTTTTTTCAGCTAAAActtgtttgttgtatttttcaTACTTCATACTAGAAATCATAGGGTCTAAGACAATTACATGTAATCTATTTAGGTGTGAAATACAACTGCATactaatacataaatacaaaaaacaaggcTAGTTTTTATAAATAACTTTCTGGTTATAAATAAGGAGTTGGATTTTGATAGGAACCAAATACATTACAGGGTTGAACTGTACTTGAATAAGATGAAGTTTGAGATGTAGAACCTGTATAATTTAGTGTTTTAAAGCACTAATGCACTCTgtattttctgtctgtctctgtagtGGATTTGGCGAGTGTGCTGACTCCGGAAATAATGGCTCCAATTCTGGCTAATCCTGAGGTGCAGCAGAGGCTACTGCCTTACCTCCCCTCCGGAGAATCCTTACCACAAAGCGCCGAGGAGATCCAGAACACACTCACCTCCCCACAGTTTcagcaggtaacacacacacacacacacacacacacagagcaaccACAGCTTACCACAATTTAATCAAACATCACCTATAGCCTTCCACGTAAATAAaccgtatgtgtgtgtttgtgtgcgcacAGGCGATGAGCATGTTCAGCAGTGCTCTGGCATCAGGGCAGCTTGGTCCGCTCATGAACCAGTTTGGCCTCCCTTCTGAAGCAGTGGACGCCGCTAACAAAGGAGGTAACACTCACTCGACCTCATGACAAGTGCCAAATGCTAAAATGCTTCTTTGACTTGTAAGAGTGGTGCCGTTTTGTATGCTGCCCTTTTTTGTGAAAACGCGTTGATGCACAGAACTGAAATTTTTAACCTCTCGAGAGCCTGGTCCTCATATGAaatttacatttctgcttctgtgCACCATAATACTAACATCACACCACAATGTAATACTTAAtcacaccttttttttgttgttgttttttttttagcaaaaatacaTCTGTGTCTCAGAAGGTTAAGGCTGCAAATTTCTAATGTAATTctaatttaattaagaaaaaacaagttGGCTGATAGATTCAGCTGACTTCAACAGGCTCTGATAAATATATCAATCAGAAATAATTTTTCTATGGTAGTTATTATGGAATAAGATATGTTTGTCTACACAAAAAATGGGAAAAGTTTTGCAGAACAGATTTCTAGCAGATTCAGATTTAGCTTTAAAGTGCCAGATATTTCTGGCATTAAGTGTAAAATGGAAGTTTAATATGTAATCCATGTTTTACAAATCAAAGATTTCTTATGTTTAATTAACTGGTAAAttaacacaaattacatttttaaagggtaactaaaccccctgattttagctgactccaccctcagatcaaatttgaaaaatgctaaaaaaaaaaaaaaaaatgggaggggtagtttgggaggagaactgggtgatgtatgggtttaggggtgtgggcaggagggagagctgattggcctgAGCAGTGTGCTTCTGATAGTGTTGAGAGGCAGATAGTTGACTGATTTGCACCTAAGTACATGAAaacatcctcacctatagcacagttgaacctgaaagggtggaaataaaaacattttttaaaagttaggaagtttataaatgttttgtttcattacttcaaataaacacattttggcttttaataaataaatatggtttagggtttagtggctctttaattcCATTTGCAGAGGAGCTTCCTGCATTTTAAAGATCTGTAGAGCAGCCAGCAGGGGGCATTGTGGTGTCTATAAAATGTTTGAACCACTGACTATTAAAGACTGAACAGCACGACCTCTCTCAAAAAAGAAGCCACCACATGTCTTATCACTTCTGCTGGCTTGCAGGTTGCTGTATGATGTTTAGCTCCGCCCATCGTCATATGATTAAATTATAAATCCAACAGTACTGACTGACCTCCACCATGAGACTGAAGCTCATTcagctttttttgtgtttttattattttaatattcgcaaatattttaataaagattttttttaattttattctgcTTTGTCATAGAAAGGCAGATTTACACTTAAAGGGctcataaattttttttttattaattaataaaaaaaaaattctagttgtCTAGTATGAATGtaagcactgcagcagagaacgcatGTATGTACAACTCGGAGAGACCccatagtatttcacaaagatcaagaaaaagtggattttagcagaaggagacctatAAGACTTAAATGATTGACAGCCTGCCTTTGCTTCTGTGCCCTGAGCTTAATAGAGGtggtctaaaaaaacaaaaacactgaatcGAGGGGAAAGGAGCAGGTCCACCAATTTCATTTGAACTGTAGGCAATGAAACCACAGCATCAATGTCTTTTTACAACTGCTAGAACCATGTAAGAGTTTATTAACTTTAATAAAGTGTCTGtatggcagtgttttttttttgttttttttttttactgaagtcTAATatggtttttgttttgtttacagaTGTGGAAGCGTTTGCCAAGGCTATGGAGGGCAGCAATGGAAAGACGGAGGATTCTGGAGACGCCAAAGACAAGAAGGATGATGACGAGGACATGAGCTTGGATTAGTAACGTGTTTCCTGTATCAGCTTCTCGATCCAGACAGCGCTCTATATTGTTAGTGATCAGTGTCGCTCTATAAAACTTGCCTGTATGTTTTGTAAGGCTGATGTTATGAAATTAAACTCTTGACTCCCTCTGATATCATGGTGTAATCATGTGTCTGCATGTTTAATTAAAGACAGAAGAAGCTTCAGTTTGTATCAAAGAATTTTATTACCTCCAATAAAAATACAGCTATACTATATAGGGAATTTGGTGTGCGAGTGAGTTTTAAACTCCAGTGAATCACTCAAAATAATACAGAAAGAGGCCCAGTTTTTACAAAAAGAAGTGAGATCTGGGCAACTCTTTCAGCTTTCTGACCAACATTTTGAATTTACATCAGTTAAACATTAGAAAAGCAGACCCAAAATAGAGCTTTTAGAAATGAATGGTCCCATAATGTTCCAGTGAGGATTACTGAGTTACAGGAATAACGGTGAGTGTGCTTACAAGCAATTTTTAAATCCCAAGTACAGAAGAACATCAGAGTTTTCTTAGAAATCTGGTTAATGTATTTATGTGAACTTGGTTAATAAGATCATTAGAAAACGTAAGTGTTTAGATTAGCCAGGCAGAAATTGGAtatttgctttgcaaccagccaataaattcacagaaaaaaacaaacgtttttttatacatttcagaaattagaatacagctctgtaaaaaaatattaagagaccacttcagtttctgaatcagtttctctgattttgctatttataggaagatgtttgagtaaaatgaacactgttgttttattctataaactacacactacatttctcccaaattccaataaaaatatcgtcatttagagcatttatttgcagaaaataagaaatggctgaaataacaaaaaagcagagctttcagacatcaaataatgcaagaaaacaagttcatattcataaagttttaagagttcagaaatcaatatttgatggaataaccctggtttttaatcacagttttcatgcatcttgacatgttctcctccactagtcttacatactgcttttggataacttaatgccactcctggtgcaaagattcaagcagttcagcttgatttcctcttgattatattccagaggttttcaatttggtaaaatcataaactcagaagaaactcataatttttaagtgctctcttattttttttccagagctgtttgctTTTTTTTCGTGACTCAGTAATTCAATAACCAACATAAACATGTAAACACCCTCACCGACTCTCTAGTACCAATATTGTATTGCGTTCCTGAACCCAATAAACAGAGTGACTGACCACTCAACTTATTCCATGAACTCAGTAATCCTGTCTCAGTTTGAACCTGCGCTTGTGGACAGAGCTTACAGTGCTGGTACACTTTCAATAACGCTCCTTTAACAGTGGCTTTACACTCAGTGCCTTTACAACAAATACAACTCCACACTGACGCCTTAAAAAATATACACTTTCTTATTTTAACCAAACTATAAATATCTGTTTAATTTAGCTATGATATAGAGAATCCCACCACCTGCTGATTTGATCATACTGGTGTGCTGGATGTGTAGGGCGGGGGTAAAGGGGTACGCTGGGTAGTGTAGTGGATAACCGGACTACGCAGCGGGGCATCCCTGAGTGCCCACGGCTCCGGAGACCGAGAACGGTTTGGACAGCATGGCCGACCTTCCGTTCAGCACCGCCTTCCGCACACATCCGTGAAAAGCAGGGAGAGACGCCGGGAGACCAGGAACCTCCACTGTatctaaaaacacaaacacacatcctgTTTATTCCTGCACGCTATTTCACATCATAGCTTTTATTCTTTTAACAGTTTAGCCATTAATTAAATCTACCATTAAGTTTAAAATAAGCTGATCATTGGGATTTTACtcaacccataagagcccagacccatttctgaatgataaaatgaaaaattTGAATAAATTCAGTAAGTAACTCATTCATGTTTTTGTCTGATTGTGagcatataactataaataaatattttaagataaaaattCTGATGTAACAAATAACTATTTCTGTTATTTTAACGTCAtactctagaaatcaggtcatgtAAAAATGTAAAGCATTCAGATTGtttaaatggttggaacagagctgCAGAatctaaaaatacaattttaaaaggagctagtttagtTTTTATCTCCAGCATTAACCTCTGAACTCCTCTACATTCTGTAAACAAGATGAGATGAATGAACACATATTCACACTGTCCAGTGAtcctctcaggatgttcagtatgtgtcacttagAGGCATGATgataagttttccgaggcggccacaaccaacgctcgtgagaactgcgacctgctttccgacctttagttctaacagttctacaaacactactggttcattctttacaaacttacatacagacactggaaagagaccaaatatgtctgtgaaagccagaaaacgagaaagagaaactaatccggctgaaacatttattacactctacaactgtagggggggcccacaagcacaaaatctcaatcctacctagtggagctttaaagcatAAAAAGCTTCAAACAGCCTAAAGAAATGAATTTACAGTTCAATTAGTAACAGTAGAGGTACCAAATATCAAGATACATGTGTAcagattatttcattttttggcagtgtgggcagtgtgccaagtcctgctggaaaatgaaatctccataaaggttgtcagcagagcacgaagcatgaagtgctgtaagattttgttcttgatataaaacac
The Astyanax mexicanus isolate ESR-SI-001 chromosome 13, AstMex3_surface, whole genome shotgun sequence DNA segment above includes these coding regions:
- the adrm1 gene encoding proteasomal ubiquitin receptor ADRM1 isoform X4; amino-acid sequence: MSSGALFPSLVSGSRSSSSKYLVEFRAGKMTLKGSTVTPDKRKGTVYIQQTDDSLIHFCWKDRTTANVDDDLIIFPDDCEFKRVNQCTTGRVYVLKFKAGSKRLFFWMQEPKTDKDEEYCRKVNEYLNNPPMPGALGSGGSGGHELSALGEGGLQNLLGNISHNQLLQLIGPTGLGGLGPGLASLLGSGGPASSSSTSSSRSQSAAATPSSGSAARLSSTQAPTTPVTPAATSTGSPTMTPTTPAAQTPSLAAGVGSPTQPIQLSDLQSILATMNVPAMAAEGQGVDLASVLTPEIMAPILANPEVQQRLLPYLPSGESLPQSAEEIQNTLTSPQFQQAMSMFSSALASGQLGPLMNQFGLPSEAVDAANKGDVEAFAKAMEGSNGKTEDSGDAKDKKDDDEDMSLD
- the adrm1 gene encoding proteasomal ubiquitin receptor ADRM1 isoform X3 produces the protein MSSGALFPSLVSGSRSSSSKYLVEFRAGKMTLKGSTVTPDKRKGTVYIQQTDDSLIHFCWKDRTTANVDDDLIIFPDDCEFKRVNQCTTGRVYVLKFKAGSKRLFFWMQEPKTDKDEEYCRKVNEYLNNPPMPGALGSGGSGGHELSALGGEGGLQNLLGNISHNQLLQLIGPTGLGGLGPGLASLLGSGGPASSSSTSSSRSQSAAATPSSGSAARLSSTQAPTTPVTPAATSTGSPTMTPTTPAAQTPSLAAGVGSPTQPIQLSDLQSILATMNVPAMAAEGQGVDLASVLTPEIMAPILANPEVQQRLLPYLPSGESLPQSAEEIQNTLTSPQFQQAMSMFSSALASGQLGPLMNQFGLPSEAVDAANKGDVEAFAKAMEGSNGKTEDSGDAKDKKDDDEDMSLD
- the adrm1 gene encoding proteasomal ubiquitin receptor ADRM1 isoform X1, whose protein sequence is MSSGALFPSLVSGSRSSSSKYLVEFRAGKMTLKGSTVTPDKRKGTVYIQQTDDSLIHFCWKDRTTANVDDDLIIFPDDCEFKRVNQCTTGRVYVLKFKAGSKRLFFWMQEPKTDKDEEYCRKVNEYLNNPPMPGALGSGGSGGHELSALGGEGGLQNLLGNISHNQLLQLIGPTGLGGLGGLGALAGPGLASLLGSGGPASSSSTSSSRSQSAAATPSSGSAARLSSTQAPTTPVTPAATSTGSPTMTPTTPAAQTPSLAAGVGSPTQPIQLSDLQSILATMNVPAMAAEGQGVDLASVLTPEIMAPILANPEVQQRLLPYLPSGESLPQSAEEIQNTLTSPQFQQAMSMFSSALASGQLGPLMNQFGLPSEAVDAANKGDVEAFAKAMEGSNGKTEDSGDAKDKKDDDEDMSLD
- the adrm1 gene encoding proteasomal ubiquitin receptor ADRM1 isoform X2; protein product: MSSGALFPSLVSGSRSSSSKYLVEFRAGKMTLKGSTVTPDKRKGTVYIQQTDDSLIHFCWKDRTTANVDDDLIIFPDDCEFKRVNQCTTGRVYVLKFKAGSKRLFFWMQEPKTDKDEEYCRKVNEYLNNPPMPGALGSGGSGGHELSALGEGGLQNLLGNISHNQLLQLIGPTGLGGLGGLGALAGPGLASLLGSGGPASSSSTSSSRSQSAAATPSSGSAARLSSTQAPTTPVTPAATSTGSPTMTPTTPAAQTPSLAAGVGSPTQPIQLSDLQSILATMNVPAMAAEGQGVDLASVLTPEIMAPILANPEVQQRLLPYLPSGESLPQSAEEIQNTLTSPQFQQAMSMFSSALASGQLGPLMNQFGLPSEAVDAANKGDVEAFAKAMEGSNGKTEDSGDAKDKKDDDEDMSLD